One Deltaproteobacteria bacterium genomic window, TAGGCGTCGACGGTGAACGACACGTCCTGGCCAGGGGCGATGCCGCCGATGTCCGACTCGCTGACGCTCGCGTCGACCGCCATCTTGGCGAGGTCGCCGGCGACCAGGAAGAGCGTGGGCGTCTGGAACGTGGCCGCCACCGTCTGGCCGACGGCGACGTTCCGCGCCACCACCACGCCGTCGACCGGCGAGGTGATCTCGGTGTAGTCGAGGTTCACCTGGGCCTCGCGCAGCTTCGCCTCGGCGGACTGGATCTGCGCCTCGTCGAGGGCGACCTGGGCGCGCGCCTGCCGGTCCAGGCTCACCGCCAGGTCGAGGTCGCTGGCGGAGACGATGCCGCCGCCCCGCAGCGAGCGGGTGCGCTCGAGCGTGACGGCTCGCAGCGCCGCGTCGGCGCGATCCTTGTCGAGCTGCGCGCGGGCGTTGGCGAGCGCGGCGGTCGCGTCGTCCACCTTCACCTGGAACGGACGCGGGTCGATCCTGGCGAGCAGCTGCCCGCGTCGGACGGGGGTGTTGAAGTCGGCGTAGATCGCCTGGATCGGTCCCGAGACGTACGTGCCCACCTGCACGGTCGTCACCGGGTTGACGGTACCCGTGGCCGCGACGCTCGGGGTGATCGGCCCGCGGTCGGCCGGGGCGGTGACGTATTCGGGATCGCCGGCGCTCCGGCGCGTCCAGCCGAGGACCAGGTAGCCGACGACTCCGAGCGCGGCGAGGACGAGCCCGAGGGCGAGGCGGCGCATCTACTGCGCGATCATGAAGCGCCTCCGCCCCGAGTCAAGGCGTGCGGATCAGCCGGCGGCGCGCGGCCGGACGGGCAGCTCGGCTTCCGCCTCGCGCCGCACGCGGGCGAGCTCCTCGCGCCCGATCCCCTGCAGCGTCGGGTCCCGGCGCAGGAGGAGGACGATGCCTCCCGGCACCGACAGCGGGATCTTCTCGATCCAGAAGCCGAGGTTGCCGATCAGGAACGCCTTGGCGGCGCCCGCCCGGCTGCCGAGGAGCCAGACGAAGACGAGCTCGCGCACGCCCTCGCCCGAAGCCGACGGGGCGACGAACGTGCCGAAGGTCATCACCGCGGAAGCGAAGAGGACCTCGCTGGCGCGCACGTGCTGCGCCGCCAGCGACATCGCGTTGGCGAAGTACATGAGCGTCGTCGTGAGCTGACCGACGATCGCGAGGGCGAGGGCGAGGACGAGATACCTTCGGCGATCGCCGTACGCGGTGGCGGCGTCGACGGCGCTCGCCGCGAAACGCCGCGCTCGCTCGCCGGGCAGGAGGCGGAGCCAGCCGCGGAACCAGCCCGGTTGGAGGAGGATCAGGACGCCGAAGACGGCGGTGGCGGCGAGCGGCAGCTTCATGGCGCCCACCAGCTCGCCGATCGACTGCCCGTGCGTGATGCGCCCCGCAAACGGCATGAAGAGCAGGATCACGGCGAACAGACCGACCAGGCCGAGGACGCGCTCCACGGCCAGCACCGTGGTGCACTCGACGGGCCGCCGCGTCAGGCGAATCGTGTCGTAGAGGCGCCAGGCATCGAGTCCCATGGTGCTCGGCGTGACGATGCCGAAGTACCGGCCGATGAAGTAGCTCCGCGTGAGGAAGCCGAAGCCGAGCTCGATCCCCTGCCCGCGCAGCAGGACCTGCCAG contains:
- a CDS encoding flippase-like domain-containing protein, translating into MKQTLALLLKFAVTLGIFVAIFIEYGGGYVPVRTADLAVPGTFEATNPDFPGLVGRLRARLHGAPLPPPRVPVSLADVCLAAAERAVFVRTTDGSTRRFKPLRHCGEGGLVTVFSPAAGGRFVPVRLAEAPPEVYFRLQGFQLVPAEPSELWAEIRSLRLGVFLPWFLAAMAIKLAGIFANVLRWQVLLRGQGIELGFGFLTRSYFIGRYFGIVTPSTMGLDAWRLYDTIRLTRRPVECTTVLAVERVLGLVGLFAVILLFMPFAGRITHGQSIGELVGAMKLPLAATAVFGVLILLQPGWFRGWLRLLPGERARRFAASAVDAATAYGDRRRYLVLALALAIVGQLTTTLMYFANAMSLAAQHVRASEVLFASAVMTFGTFVAPSASGEGVRELVFVWLLGSRAGAAKAFLIGNLGFWIEKIPLSVPGGIVLLLRRDPTLQGIGREELARVRREAEAELPVRPRAAG
- a CDS encoding efflux RND transporter periplasmic adaptor subunit translates to MRRLALGLVLAALGVVGYLVLGWTRRSAGDPEYVTAPADRGPITPSVAATGTVNPVTTVQVGTYVSGPIQAIYADFNTPVRRGQLLARIDPRPFQVKVDDATAALANARAQLDKDRADAALRAVTLERTRSLRGGGIVSASDLDLAVSLDRQARAQVALDEAQIQSAEAKLREAQVNLDYTEITSPVDGVVVARNVAVGQTVAATFQTPTLFLVAGDLAKMAVDASVSESDIGGIAPGQDVSFTVDAYPADTFRGRVAQVRNAPVTVQNVVTYDVVVGVENEDLRLKPGMTANVTITTASRPDALRVPTGALRFRPPAVAGDSGSAAAADAPGERGPRVWVIGADEHPHAVGVTTGIADDRFTEVTGGLREGDRVITALHRSAPPAPPGSAPSFAPARRAH